Proteins from a genomic interval of Colias croceus chromosome 2, ilColCroc2.1:
- the LOC123699829 gene encoding uncharacterized protein LOC123699829: YSERGHGDAVKPRLYKRYVDDTFTILPTEHIPAFLEHLNSIHKNIQFTMELETNNRLAFLDILIMRGRDGMLNHTVYRKATHTDRYLNGESHHHPCQLASVGKSLFQRARHLCDAAHLSGELQHVKWVLRNNKLQAPPQHHRSRTKPHTVERQPAYLPYVKGVTDRIGRILRRASIKTIYKPHKKINQFLRPIKSNIPLQEAGVYKLDCDCGLSYIGQTKRSIANRLKEHIADIKHRRHKKSAVCEHTLDNNHFIRFDQPQILARENKFFPRLVREAIEIKKHPNFNREDGLKLSNTWDPVIKNLKSHVKRTKRLEDTISQYCQHPEKYSTYQLRRNRWR, translated from the coding sequence tacagcgagcgtggtcacggggatgCAGTCAAACCGAGACTATATAAACGCTATGTAGATGACACCTTCACAATACTCCCCACTGAACATATACCTGCATTTTTAGAACATCTTAACTCCATACATAAAAACATCCAATTTACCATGGAGTTAGAAACTAACAACCGTCTAGCCTTTcttgacattttaataatgagGGGACGGGATGGCATGCTCAACCATACAGTGTATAGGAAAGCCACTCATACTGATAGGTACCTCAATGGTGAATCTCACCACCACCCTTGCCAACTAGCTTCTGTCGGTAAATCTTTGTTTCAGAGAGCCCGCCACCTCTGTGATGCTGCCCACCTCAGCGGGGAACTGCAGCATGTCAAGTGGGTACTACGTAACAACAAGCTGCAGGCGCCTCCACAGCATCACAGGAGTCGAACGAAGCCACACACAGTTGAAAGACAACCGGCCTACCTACCATATGTGAAGGGAGTTACTGACAGAATTGGAAGAATCCTAAGACGAGcttcaattaaaactatatataaGCCGCACAAGAAGATAAACCAATTCTTGAGaccaattaaaagtaatattccTCTACAAGAAGCAGGCGTGTACAAGTTAGACTGTGATTGTGGTCTCTCATACATCGGCCAAACAAAAAGAAGCATTGCTAACCGACTGAAGGAGCACATTGCGGATATCAAGCATCGGCGTCACAAAAAGTCTGCGGTATGTGAACACACACTGGACAACAACCACTTCATAAGATTTGACCAACCACAAATCCTTGccagagaaaataaattttttccaagacTTGTGCGCGAggctattgaaattaaaaaacatccaAATTTCAATAGAGAAGATGGTTTGAAACTCTCTAACACCTGGGATCCtgttattaagaatttaaaatcccaTGTCAAACGTACCAAAAGACTAGAAGACACGATCAGCCAATACTGCCAACATCCGGAAAAATACTCCACATACCAACTACGGAGGAATAGGTGGAGGTAg
- the LOC123699818 gene encoding uncharacterized protein LOC123699818, with protein MESVNVITIPSDMLKLIPLFGGDKRILNLFFRKCEYIINKFRGHEEQNIYVLHAITSRLIGDAAALLSEREDINTWPALKELLEQHFGDPRSEDCIKISLESCKIKSGESYLEFCNRIQNIRSLLISKVNLSVDMEIKRAKIAIYNHTALNVFLYNLPESMVRIVRLKSPSTLEQALEIVLEEVNFHEQYQSRNRIHNNTTLPRQTPNVTVPQFLQNNPQQRFNFGIPNVPQNAQQAKFGFKFTPQQPFNKNPQFGYRPSFNQNPQFGYRPPQTFGITPQNFGQRPPQNNHFETTDISMRTAPPRPQNITQPGFRVNETDLLYNDNYYYDYNPYDYTNYYSYNPYDYTNYYGCNPYDTNYEYDENEIYTPTDDTQDINVLPSDEKNFQTKASTKKKS; from the coding sequence ATGGAAAGCGTAAACGTAATAACAATTCCGAGTGATATGTTAAAGCTTATTCCTCTTTTTGGTGGAGACAaaagaattttgaatttattctttcgaaaatgtgaatatataattaataaatttagaggGCATGAAGAACagaatatttacgttttacaTGCCATAACTAGTAGATTAATAGGCGATGCCGCCGCGTTATTATCGGAGCGCGAAGACATTAATACTTGGCCCGCTTTAAAGGAATTACTAGAACAGCATTTTGGTGATCCGCGTAGTGAGGATTGCATAAAAATCTCTCTCGAGTCCTGTAAAATTAAATCCGGCGAAAGTTACCTTGAATTTTGTAATAGGATACAGAATATTCGATCATTATTAATATCGAAGGTAAATTTATCGGTAGATATGGAAATTAAACGCGCGAAAATTGCGATTTATAATCATACAGCCCTGAACgttttcttatataatttGCCCGAAAGCATGGTGCGTATTGTAAGACTGAAATCACCTAGTACATTAGAACAGGCTTTAGAAATCGTTTTAGAAGAAGTTAATTTTCACGAGCAATACCAATCGCGCAATCGTATCCACAATAATACAACGCTGCCGAGGCAAACGCCTAACGTTACGGTGCcccaatttttacaaaataatcctcaacaaagatttaattttgGGATACCAAATGTACCTCAAAATGCACAGCAGGCAAAATttggttttaaatttacacCTCAACAACCGTTTAATAAAAACCCACAGTTCGGGTATAGGCCTTCATTCAATCAAAATCCACAATTTGGTTATAGGCCTCCTCAAACTTTTGGTATAACGCCACAGAATTTTGGTCAAAGACCTCCTCAAAATAACCACTTTGAGACTACTGACATTTCCATGAGGACAGCACCCCCTCGACCACAAAATATAACTCAGCCAGGTTTTAGAGTGAACGAAACCGACTTACTGTATAATGACAATTATTACTATGACTACAATCCTTACGACTATACGAATTACTATAGCTATAATCCTTACGACTATACGAATTACTATGGCTGTAATCCTTACGATACGAATTACGAATACGATGAGAATGAGATTTATACACCCACTGACGATACTCAAGACATTAATGTGCTTCCGTCTgatgaaaaaaattttcaaacgaAAGCCTCTACCAAGAAAAAATCATAG
- the LOC123703162 gene encoding uncharacterized protein LOC123703162 yields MYNTRVKSNPRKYYVDQYGLENANKIRRLEELKTKRSRFLTSLNFMKQCREHNIIPVCCRIAPKKDIAGSASILNKASQKLLSKVIAGHRSDIERLNIEIQNVASNLKNFMLDTDWQLCLNILDNRAHSKFKSCTDKQKQKFEKLLAKKNNSMSSEYPNVTECQPQVTAVVNLSKQTLDNKTIEVLNRGLNFAPAPQKIPCEEIISHVEETLFKNNILKEDAEAIRQDISCILRTCKPPKPNISRSESIALKHLRKNEDIIVLRADKGNATVIMDTSDYNNKMSEILSDENTYKKVDKDPTNKVMKQTTDLINKHKTTLNLDTKYLIPSCVKPPKMYGLPKIHKTNTPLRPIVSQIDTPTQKLSQHMSRVLAPLRGNTSAYVKDSYHFVEILKDLNIENNETMVSFDVQSLFTNLPVTDCINIVKKRLGEHNMPLEYAEILEHCLTSGYLLWNGEFYMQVDGVAMGSPVSPVVADIFMEDFEERALATAPVKPRLYKRYVDDTFTILPTEHIPAFLEHLNSIHKNIQFTMELETNNRLAFLDILIMRGRDGMLNHTVYRKATHTDRYLNGESHHHPCQLASVGKSLFQRARHLCDAAHLSGELQHVKWVLRNNKLQAPPQHHRSRTKPHTVERQPAYLPYVKGVTDRIGRILRRASIKTIYKPHKKINQFLRPIKSNIPLQEAGVYKLDCDCGLSYIGQTKRSIANRLKEHIADIKHRRHKKSAVCEHTLDNNHFIRFDQPQILARENKFFPRLVREAIEIKKHPNFNREDGLKLSNTWDPVIKNLKSHVKRTKRLEDTISQYCQHPEKYSTYQLRRNRWR; encoded by the coding sequence atgtataatactcgcgtaaaatcaaaccctagaaaatactatgtAGACCAGTACGGACTGGAAAATGCTAACAAAATTCGCCGTTTAGAAGAACTGAAGACAAAGCGCTCGAGGTTTTTGACATCCCTGAATTTCATGAAGCAATGTCGAGAACATAATATCATCCCAGTTTGTTGTCGAATAGCACCAAAAAAGGACATAGCTGGAAGCGCAAGTATTCTAAACAAGGCAAGTCAAAAATTGTTATCTAAAGTAATTGCTGGACACCGATCGGATATTGAAAGGCTCAACATTGAGATCCaaaatgtagcaagtaacttaaAGAATTTCATGTTAGATACAGATTGGCAGCTGTGCTTGAACATCTTAGATAATCGTGCACATAGTAAATTCAAATCATGCACGGATAAACAAAagcaaaaatttgaaaaattactgGCCAAGAAGAATAACTCAATGTCATCTGAGTATCCAAACGTCACTGAATGTCAACCTCAAGTGACAGCAGTTGTCAATCTGTCAAAACAAACTCTTGATAACAAAACTATTGAGGTACTGAATAGAGGTTTAAACTTTGCTCCTGCGCCGCAAAAAATACCTTGCGAAGAAATAATAAGTCATGTGGAGGAaactttattcaaaaacaacATTCTTAAAGAAGACGCAGAGGCGATTCGGCAAGACATATCTTGTATACTACGCACTTGCAAACCGCCGAAACCTAACATCTCTCGCTCTGAGTCTATCGCTTTAAAACACCTGCGAAAGAATGAAGATATAATAGTACTCCGAGCTGACAAAGGAAACGCAACGGTTATAATGGATACGTCAGATTACAACAACAAAATGTCGGAAATACTGTCGGACGAAAACACCTACAAAAAAGTCGACAAGGACCCAACAAACAAGGTAATGAAACAAACAACTGaccttataaataaacacaaaacgaCATTAAATCTTGACACTAAGTATCTTATTCCATCTTGCGTGAAACCTCCTAAGATGTATGGCTTACctaaaatacacaaaactaATACTCCATTAAGACCTATTGTGAGTCAAATTGATACACCCACTCAAAAACTATCACAACACATGTCTAGGGTGCTCGCTCCCCTCAGAGGTAACACCAGTGCTTATGTTAAGGACTCATACCATTTTGTTGAGATATTAAAAGACCTAAATATCGAAAACAATGAAACTATGGTTAGCTTTGATGTGCAGTCTCTTTTTACTAATCTCCCGGTGACTGATTGCATCAATATTGTTAAGAAAAGGTTAGGTGAACACAATATGCCATTAGAATATGCAGAGATCTTAGAACATTGCCTAACATCTGGCTATTTATTGTGGAATGGTGAATTTTACATGCAGGTTGATGGGGTGGCCATGGGCTCTCCAGTATCACCCGTTGTcgctgatatttttatggaaGACTTCGAGGAGAGAGCCTTGGCCACAGCACCAGTCAAACCGAGACTATATAAACGCTATGTAGATGACACCTTCACAATACTCCCCACTGAACATATACCTGCATTTTTAGAACATCTTAACTCCATACATAAAAACATCCAATTTACCATGGAGTTAGAAACTAACAACCGTCTAGCCTTTcttgacattttaataatgagGGGACGGGATGGCATGCTCAACCATACAGTGTATAGGAAAGCCACTCATACTGATAGGTACCTCAATGGTGAATCTCACCACCACCCTTGCCAACTAGCTTCTGTCGGTAAATCTTTGTTTCAGAGAGCCCGCCACCTCTGTGATGCTGCCCACCTCAGCGGGGAACTGCAGCATGTCAAGTGGGTACTACGTAACAACAAGCTGCAGGCGCCTCCACAGCATCACAGGAGTCGAACGAAGCCACACACAGTTGAAAGACAACCGGCCTACCTACCATATGTGAAGGGAGTTACTGACAGAATTGGAAGAATCCTAAGACGAGcttcaattaaaactatatataaGCCGCACAAGAAGATAAACCAATTCTTGAGaccaattaaaagtaatattccTCTACAAGAAGCAGGCGTGTACAAGTTAGACTGTGATTGTGGTCTCTCATACATCGGCCAAACAAAAAGAAGCATTGCTAACCGACTGAAGGAGCACATTGCGGATATCAAGCATCGGCGTCACAAAAAGTCTGCGGTATGTGAACACACACTGGACAACAACCACTTCATAAGATTTGACCAACCACAAATCCTTGccagagaaaataaattttttccaagacTTGTGCGCGAggctattgaaattaaaaaacatccaAATTTCAATAGAGAAGATGGTTTGAAACTCTCTAACACCTGGGATCCtgttattaagaatttaaaatcccaTGTCAAACGTACCAAAAGACTAGAAGACACGATCAGCCAATACTGCCAACATCCGGAAAAATACTCCACATACCAACTACGGAGGAATAGGTGGAGGTAg